The proteins below are encoded in one region of Candidatus Woesearchaeota archaeon:
- the pcn gene encoding proliferating cell nuclear antigen (pcna), with translation MKLTLAEPKYFKESISIISDLVTEATFKVNAEAIELVAMDPANVAMVVFKLFSSAFTEYVLDQPVEIAINLSNLKQIFRRIKPSDILTLEMSDANKLLVTLRGSNVRTFSLPIIELDEREQRVPELTFNSGLRLHSSILTDAIEDADIVGDSVLFQVSKEMFTVQAEGDLSHAKIEIQPGDSAAIEVVGDTQKAKYSIEYLKKMIVASKLADDVYINFSSDYPLKLDYKVVDKLLLSFILAPRVEND, from the coding sequence ATGAAATTAACTTTAGCAGAACCCAAATATTTTAAAGAAAGTATCTCAATTATTTCAGATTTAGTCACTGAAGCAACATTTAAAGTCAATGCTGAAGCAATTGAGCTTGTGGCAATGGATCCTGCAAATGTTGCAATGGTTGTATTCAAATTATTTTCAAGCGCATTTACAGAATATGTGCTTGATCAGCCTGTTGAAATTGCAATAAATTTATCAAATTTAAAACAAATTTTTAGAAGGATTAAACCTTCTGATATTCTTACACTTGAAATGTCGGATGCAAATAAATTACTTGTTACCCTGAGGGGAAGTAATGTAAGGACATTCAGTCTGCCTATAATCGAACTTGACGAACGTGAACAAAGAGTGCCGGAATTAACTTTTAATTCAGGATTAAGGTTACATTCAAGCATTTTGACTGATGCAATTGAAGATGCTGATATTGTTGGTGATTCCGTATTATTTCAAGTATCAAAGGAAATGTTCACAGTTCAAGCTGAAGGGGATTTATCACATGCAAAGATTGAGATTCAACCAGGAGATTCAGCTGCTATTGAGGTAGTAGGAGATACTCAAAAAGCTAAATATTCCATCGAATATCTTAAGAAAATGATTGTTGCTTCAAAACTTGCTGATGATGTTTATATCAATTTTAGTTCTGATTATCCATTAAAACTAGATTATAAAGTTGTGGATAAACTGTTATTATCATTTATTCTTGCTCCCAGAGTAGAGAATGACTAG
- the rpsB gene encoding 30S ribosomal protein S2, with protein sequence MIEENKQDGQFLVASDVYLKAGIHIGTKFKTKYMEQFIYKTRSDGLSVLNLQKIDERIRLLINLISNYAPEDILIVSRRENGWKAVKKFSKLTGVKAFAGRYPPGILTNPNLETYMETKIMLVTDSWPDRNAIKDASIIGIPVIALCDTNNQSNNIDLVIPCNNKGKKSLGLIFYILAKEYLKAKGKIDAIGEDQIKLDDFVDE encoded by the coding sequence ATGATAGAAGAAAATAAACAAGATGGACAATTTTTAGTAGCGTCAGATGTGTATCTTAAAGCGGGTATTCATATTGGCACAAAATTTAAGACAAAATATATGGAACAGTTTATTTATAAAACTAGATCTGATGGACTTTCAGTTTTAAATTTACAGAAAATTGATGAAAGAATAAGGTTATTAATAAATTTAATATCTAATTATGCGCCCGAAGATATTTTGATTGTTTCAAGAAGAGAAAATGGGTGGAAAGCGGTTAAAAAATTTAGCAAGCTTACCGGAGTAAAAGCCTTTGCTGGAAGATATCCCCCGGGAATATTAACAAACCCGAATCTTGAAACTTACATGGAAACAAAGATTATGTTAGTAACTGATTCTTGGCCCGATAGAAATGCAATCAAAGATGCTTCAATTATAGGTATTCCGGTTATTGCGCTATGTGACACAAATAACCAGTCTAATAATATAGACTTAGTAATACCCTGCAATAATAAAGGTAAAAAATCTTTAGGATTGATTTTCTATATCCTAGCCAAAGAATATCTTAAAGCTAAAGGTAAAATTGATGCTATTGGGGAAGATCAAATTAAGTTAGATGATTTTGTTGATGAATAG
- a CDS encoding TRAM domain-containing protein: MNDRMREAPVKVGDELDVKIEAVGEKGDGLARVGGFILFVSGVKEGDELRVRVTKVLQKVGFAEVVSSDLDKSVISEDSINKEEDESDESEFVKDSEKFGEE, encoded by the coding sequence ATGAATGACAGAATGAGAGAAGCGCCAGTTAAAGTTGGTGACGAATTAGATGTTAAAATTGAAGCGGTTGGTGAAAAAGGCGATGGTCTTGCCAGAGTGGGGGGATTTATTTTATTTGTTTCAGGGGTTAAAGAAGGAGATGAATTACGAGTAAGGGTTACAAAAGTATTGCAAAAAGTGGGTTTTGCTGAAGTAGTTAGTTCTGATTTAGATAAATCAGTTATTTCTGAGGATTCAATAAACAAAGAAGAAGATGAGTCAGATGAATCGGAGTTTGTAAAAGATTCAGAAAAATTTGGAGAAGAATAA
- a CDS encoding site-2 protease family protein, with the protein MIYISYILVDGAFNLLSNPNAPPVITPVIPGIKIPGSPIFVPFWYGIIAIFIVAALHEFSHGVVARAYKIKVKNSGVVFFGPIIGAFVEPDETELRKSSFRAQLSVFSAGPFSNILTGIIILLLLGYIISPTIDKLIDFDGIKIDKVEDGKPADLAGLEEGYIVRSVNDLKLNSTKNFADVLFLNKPGDVIIFSDGKNEYDIVLGNHPNNESMPYLGIVHSQNLKVNPSIAENWGNYLPWFILYLREFLLWLFVLSVGIGLANLLPLGPVDGGRMFQLSLFKTLNQNKVRSVWKFVNSIVILLLLFNLFYPYLRYIF; encoded by the coding sequence ATGATTTATATATCATATATTTTAGTTGATGGGGCATTTAATTTGTTGAGTAATCCAAATGCGCCGCCGGTTATTACTCCAGTTATTCCCGGTATAAAAATTCCCGGATCACCCATATTTGTGCCATTTTGGTATGGAATTATAGCAATATTTATAGTTGCGGCTTTACATGAATTTTCGCACGGTGTAGTCGCAAGGGCATATAAAATTAAAGTTAAAAATTCAGGGGTGGTTTTTTTTGGTCCAATTATTGGGGCTTTTGTAGAACCTGATGAAACTGAATTAAGGAAAAGTTCATTTAGGGCGCAACTTTCAGTGTTTAGCGCAGGTCCTTTTTCTAATATTTTAACAGGTATAATCATATTATTACTACTTGGTTACATAATAAGTCCTACTATCGACAAATTAATAGATTTTGATGGTATTAAAATTGACAAGGTTGAAGATGGTAAACCCGCTGATTTGGCGGGACTTGAAGAAGGTTATATTGTGAGATCTGTAAATGATTTAAAACTTAATTCAACTAAAAATTTTGCTGATGTTTTATTTTTAAATAAACCGGGAGATGTGATTATTTTTTCGGATGGTAAAAATGAATATGACATTGTATTGGGGAATCACCCTAACAATGAATCAATGCCTTATTTGGGAATAGTTCATTCGCAAAATTTAAAAGTAAATCCCTCTATTGCAGAAAATTGGGGTAATTATTTACCATGGTTCATTCTTTATTTGAGGGAATTTTTATTATGGCTTTTTGTATTGAGCGTAGGAATTGGTTTAGCCAATCTTTTACCTTTAGGACCAGTTGATGGCGGTAGGATGTTTCAGTTATCCTTGTTTAAAACTTTAAATCAAAATAAAGTTAGAAGCGTTTGGAAATTTGTTAATTCTATTGTAATTTTATTGTTATTATTCAATTTATTTTATCCTTATCTAAGATATATTTTTTGA
- a CDS encoding translation initiation factor IF-5A → MSDIKLVNATDLKKGSYVIIEGVACKVVETKYSKPGKHGHAKINLTAVGLIDGKKRNTVMPGHEKMEVPIISKKSAQVLSTTGNMANVMDSETYETFDLEIPEELKSECVEGANILYWDILGERIMKQTKSE, encoded by the coding sequence ATGAGCGATATAAAATTAGTAAATGCAACGGATTTAAAAAAAGGAAGCTATGTTATTATTGAAGGGGTAGCTTGTAAAGTTGTAGAGACTAAATATTCAAAACCGGGCAAACACGGCCATGCAAAAATTAATCTTACGGCTGTAGGGTTAATTGATGGCAAGAAAAGAAATACCGTTATGCCGGGTCATGAAAAAATGGAAGTTCCGATTATTAGTAAAAAATCAGCTCAAGTATTATCCACAACAGGAAATATGGCTAACGTGATGGATTCAGAAACATACGAAACATTTGACCTTGAAATACCTGAAGAGTTAAAGAGTGAGTGCGTTGAAGGGGCGAATATACTTTATTGGGATATTTTAGGGGAAAGAATAATGAAACAAACGAAGAGCGAATAA
- a CDS encoding histone family protein, with product MATQKLLPLAAMEKLLKNAGAERVSESAKVALKEMIEEIGDEIGGHAVKLAQHAGRKTVKAKDVKLASK from the coding sequence ATGGCTACGCAAAAGCTTTTACCATTGGCAGCAATGGAAAAATTACTAAAAAATGCAGGAGCTGAAAGAGTTTCTGAAAGCGCTAAAGTTGCTCTTAAAGAAATGATAGAAGAGATAGGGGATGAAATAGGGGGGCATGCAGTTAAATTAGCGCAACATGCTGGCAGAAAAACTGTTAAAGCAAAAGATGTGAAGTTAGCCTCTAAATGA